CTCTTGCTCCTATCCCTGAAAGTGCATCAAGAATATTTTCATTTCCAATTTCAATGCCAACTTCTGATAATATCTTAAGAATTTCTCTATGAAGGTCTTCACAATCTTTTAATGTAAACATAAAAATATCTCCTTTTATACAAGAATGGGGGAGATTTTTTCTCCCCCATTAATCATTATTAAAAAACATCTCTCTTATCTGCAGTCAAATGTAAATCCGTTCTCGTCAGTAACATACATACTCGTATCACCATAAAGGGTATTTTTATTTTTAACCAGTTGGGCATGTCCATCTACAAACAGAACATTCACACCACCTGAATGTCTCGCAGGATATGAATATCTCCAGAAATACTCTCTTCCTGCGTTCAAAACATCTCCGGGATAGTCAAGAGTTGTTTGAAAACCTGGTAAGTTATACCATTCAAAAAGCAGGACAACTTTACTCTGGTCCCCTTTTACTCTCGCTAACTTTACCACCCTATCAGGTCTTTCAGCATCTACCAAGAAACGGTTTGCATAATAACTACAGGATGCTGGAGCAGTGTTTATATACCATGATTTTGCACGTTCACTGGGACATCTGAAAGGAGTGGATTTTGCCACCATAAATTCGTAATACTCTTGAAGTGTAGAGAACTCTTTCTGTGTTTTTCCTCTTACATATTTTTCTATGGATAAAGCCCAGTTACCAGGTCTCATATTAAGAATAGGTCCCCATGTATATGAAGGAAAATATTCTTCATTATCCTGCATATACATCATAAAACCAAGTCCTAACTGCTTAAGATTATTCAAACACGTTGCCTGTCTTGCCCTCTCCCTCGCCTGAGATAATGCCGGTAGCAACATCGCTGCAAGAATAGCAATGATTGCTACCACTACCAATAACTCTATAAGCGTAAATCCCTTCCTTCTCATCTCACACCTCCATTTTCTGTTATCTATTCTAAACAGGGGATAACAGAGAGTACTGTCTGCCAGTGCCCCTGATAAATTGAATTTCCTTCTTTTCATATATTTATACACTCACATATTATCTACAACATAAAAAGGGAAACGTCCTACACACAACATTACCTGTCCTTTAAGCTCCATTCCACTCATTGAGACAGGGTTAGGACAATATCCTCCAAACATATCATAGACAGCGGTCTTACCAGACACATCAAGAAGCAGCTCATGTGGTGCATCTGTATTACTCCAGACCACCCTTATCCTTGAACCATCTTTCTTTTTAAAATAGAATATCCAGAATGTCGGTCTTTCAATCCATACACTTGTATCTACCTGTTTTTCCCATTTTACAAACTCAGCATCTTCAAGGAAGTGTGTCATTACCGCATATGTTATCAAAGGTGCACAGGGACTTCTATCATACTCTAAAAATGTTTTATCTGCTCTTACTTCCCAGGAGGATTCCTGTGTAGCGAAAAGCCAGTAGAATGTTTTTTCTACGCCTGCTGCCCACTCTGTAACATACTGCCTTACTATACCTGCTGCAGCGTCAAGTGATGTCATAGGAGGAGTTCCTTGTTCTCTCGGAAGTGGAGGATGGGTCCTGAACTCTTTCGTTATCTCTGCCTGTGTAATATGACACTCTGTATTCCACACAGGCATCTTTTTACCAGTGGTTTCCATAGCATCTGTCACCCTTTCAATACAGTTCACCCAGTTTTGTTTTGGACCTAAAAATCCCATCTCTTCTCCTGTATTCCTTAAATATCCTTTCGGTGACCAGGATGCCCAGTGGAAAGCAACTATGTCCATATAATTACTACCACTCTGGATTAAAGGAGGTAATGCGCCTGGATTTGTTACTACACCACCTACTACCTTTGCTTCTGGTTTTGTTGTTTTTACTATTTCATAAGTGGGCTTTAGTATATTTATATATTTTGTAACCCAGTCCTCCCCTTCTTTTAATGGTAGATAACCAGGATGGTTTGGTTCATTCCATACAGCCCAGTGTTTAATTTCTGGATAATAGCCACTTACCACTTTCTGGACATACTCCTTCCATTCTTTCCAGTTTGTAAAGTCAGATGGGATATTCGTATTAGGCCAGGGACCTCCATAATTCTTACTACCAGGTTCAGTAGCCCAGTAAGGGGGGTCTGTCAGTGTCCCTACTAAATGAAATCCCATATCCCTGAATTTTTTTATCTCTTCATTATAGAATTTCCATTCTCCTTTAAGAGGTTCTGTACATTCCCACCTGGTAAAAAGTGGAGGTAAACAGAACACCCACCTTATACCTATCTTTCTGGCAAGTTCCATTATAAATGGTCTGTTCTCCATCTCACACCCAAACCTGCTATCCCATGCATCCTCTGGCTTTTTCCCTAAATCCCGATTTGGGATGACACCAAAAAGGAATTCTTCAACATAACTGGTACCCTTCTCTCCTTTTACCTGCGCTAAAACTCTGTAGTGTCCAGTAGATATCCCTTTCAGGTCAACCTGCTTTTCTATAGTAATGCCCGCAATAATATCTAATGGAATCTCACCTTTTCTAACAACTTCCCCCCATCCATTCTCTATCTGATAAATAATAGAACCTTTAAGTGTCTGAGGACTATATACCTTAAAAACAAGGTTATTGTTTCCATTAACAAAAAATACTCTGTCAGAAATATTCGTCTCTATACCGATATCTATCGTTTCTTCTGATGCCTTTATGTATTCCCCTTTTTTTGATAGCCTGAAATTGTCAAACATAAAAGCCATCTCTCTGTTATCTTCATTACTACCTAAAATTTGTACTGCAACTGCTGATATATCTTCTGGAATAGTTATCTTTAAAGATACACTTTGCCATTTTTCTGATGGTTCAATATTCTTTAAAAGTAAAACATTATTACTTGTCTTATCTGCACGAACTAAAGATACACCTACAGGCCTTTTACTCTTTACATAGCCAGTCAGTTCATATTCACCACTGGTTATTGCATATGCCCTGCTAAATAAACGGAAATATGACTCACCCGGCATGACCAGTTTTAATATATGACTACCATCAGGTGCAGTATCATCCTTCTCTATAGTGGGTTGAGAATCTATAAACATTACCTTTATATCTCTCTCATATCCACCACGCCCTCCACCACGGGTATAACACCCCCAACCCTGTATTCCTACTTCAAAACTGCCATTGTGAAGAATATTACTAAGTACTTCTTTCTTATCTCCTTCCTTCTCTTTTACTATACCAGATATCTCTACAGGTAATTTATCGCTTTGGAATACCTGAATACGTTCTATGTATATATAATCATTGGAATAGCCGGAATCCATTCTTAAAAATAAAGCATTACATCTATCTATTTTCTGGTTCAAATCTACAGATGTAAGTACTGATATCTCCCCTTCTTTCTTCTCTTCGCATAGATAAGAAATTCCTGTTTCAGTATCAGTTACTATCTTCCACCTCTTCCATTTACCTCTTTCTATCGTAATATAGTTATCTGGTGTAAAAAGGATTGTCCCTTCTTTCTCCTGCCTCTTAATATGCCATGCCTCATGACCTATTTCATTCCAGTTACCAGGATTAACATATAACAATGCTATTTCAAATGGTGCAGAAGGGTCTATGTATATGTCCATCTCCGTAGTTATATATCTTTTCGTCGCCGGTTCGGTGGAAATAATAAAACTATAATTATTCGCTTCTGTAGACCGTTCACTAATCCTTAATGCTCTTCGCCTATTATCCTGATTCCATGGTGAAAGTGGATATTTTGATACAATATCATAGTTGGCTCCAGCATTAGGTATTACCCATCTAAAAGGAAGATTGGGAATGATACTTTTAACATCTCCTTCATACCCTTCACCACTGCTAAAATCAAGATTGAGTAAACACTCTTTATCTTCTTCCATTTTAAAAGCCCCATTACTCATAACCGCCTTGCAGGAAATACAACACAACACCAGTATAAACATGCATATTACAAACTGAACATTTACCTTTTTCCCCATTCTCATATCTCCTTTAATTCTAAATATTATTAATTACGTTCAAAAGTAAACCCATTTTCATCAGTAGTAGCATAAAAATTAGGGTCTGTAGAATTCATATATTTATTTTTTACCCACTGAGCATGTCCATCTACAAATAGAACATTCATACCACTGGAATGTCTGGGTGGGTACATCTCCCCGGGGCCCTTCCAGAAACAATTCACACCAGCACGTGCAATATCTTTACTCTGTTCATCTCTCCGTAAACCCCATTCATATAAAAGAACTACTTTTGAATTGTCTTTCCTTACCTCTGATAGACGACGATTCCTGTTAGGACCCCAGTCGGGTGTCAATAATAATCGGTTTCCCCAGTAACTGCAGGATGCCTTATCCTCAGTAACCCATGTAGAAAAAGCGATTTCTTTAGGACATCTAAATGGATTAGACCGCGCTGTCATAAACCTCTCTACAAGTATATATTTATGCAGAGAAACACCTATATCACTATCAAAATCCGTCCAGGTCTTTCCTCTTACATATCTCTCTATTGCCCATGCCCAGTTGTTGGGTTTTACATTATACTGGTAAATATTCACAAGGTCATTCGGGTCTGATGATTGTAATGGGAAATACTCTCCGTTATCCTGTAGATACATCATAAAACCAAGTCCTAACTGCTTAAGATTATTCAAACACGTTGCCTGTCTTGCCCTCTCCCTCGCCTGTGAAAGTGCTGGTAGTAATATCGCAGCAAGAATAGCAATGATTGCTACCACTACCAGAAGTTCTATTAGGGTAAACCCGCTTCTTCTTTCCATTTCCCTTCCTCTCTTTCAATCTTATTATTTAACTTTTACAGGGCCTGTAGAGTTCCTTATTATCAATTCTGGAGTGAATATAATCTTCTGATTGTTTCTCTTTTCACTTTGTTCTATCATTTCAAATAAAACTTCTGCTGACTTCTGTCCTATCATGAAGGTTTGCTGTCCAACGGTTGTTAAAGGGATATCAAAGAAAGAGAGTAATTCTATGTTATCATAACCTACAATAGAAACATCCTCTGGAACTTTTTTACCTGCTTCCCTGAGTACCTTCATAACATTCAATGCTATACTATCACTCCAACACAATATACCTGTTGGAGGGTTTTCCATATTTATCAGGGAAATCACGTTCTTTTTCAAAATATCTTTTTCTGTATTTCCCCAGAATGTATAGTCCTTCCTATATGGGATTCCATATTTTTCAAGTGTATATCTGTATCCATTCAACATATTGATATCAGAAGGTATATTAGGAGAATTGCCAAAATAAGCAATATTCTTATGTCCGAGAGAGATGAGATGCTCTGTCGCCATCCGCATACCCTCATAATCATCCTCACCTACATATACACAGTCCAGCCCATCTATCATTTCACTCATCAGTACCAACGGAACGTCTACGTTTTTAAGGAGCGCTTTAACCTCTGAACTGTTAGAAGAAGATGTTACTATAAGCCCATCTACTTTTCTCGCAATCAATCTTTTTACATTACTTATCTCATCATCTTTACCTTCGCTGAAACAACTTATAAGTGTATAGTGGTTTTTAAAACAGATATACTGGATACCTCTAAGTCGGTCCATATGGGATGGATTATCAAAAAAAGATGTTAAGAATCCTATTGTAGCGGTCTTCTTACTGACAAGTGAGCGCGCCATCAGGTTGGGTATATAACCCATCTCCTTTGCTACCCTTTTTACTCTCTCCTTTGTATGTTTTGAAATGTCAGGACTGTCATTTAATGCCTTTGATACAGTTCCTACAGATATCCCCAGTTTCTTTGCAATGTCTTTTACTGTAATCATTTTAAACGTTTTCTTTGTCTTGTAAAAAAATAGCATATTTATTAAATTTTGTCAAGTACTTAAACGTATTCTTAAATAGAGATTCTTAAATAGAGATATTTTTCAGATAATGAATTCCGATTAAAATAAAATTGTGGTAATATAAATAACAGGTTAAAATTATGAAGAAAATATCATTTTACTCTGCACGATATCATCTTTTTATTCTCTTCTTTATTCTGTTATCTGGAATCTGCATGAGCGGAGAAATATCTGTAAAATTGGGAGTAGATATTCTATCTCATACACTTCTTCAAGGGAAAAAGGTTGGACTTATTACGAACCAGACAGGTATGGACAGTAACCTTATCCCATCTGTAGAAATAATCTCTCGGCTGCCTGATGTGAAACTTGTTGCACTCTTTGGTCCTGAACATGGATTTAAAGGTGGCAGGATGGGAATCATCACAGGGGAAGGAGAAGAGAAAGGCATAAAGGTATTCAGTTTATATGGTGCCACGAGAAGACCCACAGCAGAGATGTTAAAAGGGATTGATGTCCTTATCTTTGATATACAGGATGTTGGAGCACGCTCATACACCTATATCTCTACAATGAGATACTGTATGGAAGAGGTAGCAAAGAATAATATCCAGTTTGTAGTACTTGACAGACCAAATCCACTGGGTGGGTTGCTTGTAGATGGACCAGTACTGGATATGAATTTTGAATCATTTGTGGGGTCTGCTCCAATACCATATGTCCATGGAATGACTGTGGGAGAGATTGCTCTATTTCTTAATAAAGAACTTAATATAAATTGCAACCTTACTGTGATAAAAATGGAGGGATGGAAAAGAGAGATGCTATGGGAAGATACAGGACTCATATGGATACCTACATCCCCTCACATCCCTGAACCTGATACTCCCTTCTTCTACCCTATCACTGGTATCCTCGGAGAATTAGGATTAGTAAATGTGGGGGTGGGATATACCCTTCCCTTCAAACTGGTTGGTGCACCATGGATTGATGCAGAAAAGATAACATCTTATCTGAACAACAAAAAACTTTCAGGTGTATATTTCCAGACATTTCATTTCACTCCTTTTTATGGACTTTACAACGGGCAGGAGTGCAACGGCTTTAGGATTATTATCACCGACAAAAGGAAATATAAACCAGTGGAGATATGCTATCACATAATAGAAGCACTGTTGAAACTATATCCTGAAAAGTTTAATTTTTCTGCTGCCTCTCCTTCTAATATAGATATGTTTGATAAGGTCAATGGAAGTGATAAAATAAGGAAACTGGTCCAGAGAGGAGCAAAGGCAGAAGAGATTGTTAATTCATATCAGTCATCTTTAAAGGAGTTTATTGAAAAGAGAAAAAAGTATCTGTTATATAACTGATATGTCTGTAATAAAAAAGAAAGGGAAAGGGACGATATATACGGGTAAAAACCGTAACTATATTGCATTTCCTATGGGAGGGATTGGTGCAGGAACAATATGTTTGGAAGGAAATGGTGGCTTTACACATATATCTTTAAGACATAAACCAGAGTTATTCAATCAACCACTTATGTTTTCTGCCTTCTGTGTTAAAAACCACCCTGAGACAGCGAGGGTACTTGAAGGAGAAATACCGGAATGGAAGGTATATGGTATACCAGGAGGAGGTAGTGGACTGACAGGGACTATCTACGGACTACCGAGATGTTTTACAGAAGAATTTACAGCAAGATTCCCTTTTGCCACAGTAAAACTTGCGTATCCAGAACTGCCGATGAAGGTTGAGATTACCGGGTGGAGCCCTTTCATACCGTTAGATGAAGATCTGTCTCTTCCTGTTTGTGCACTTGAATATACCTTTATAAATAAAGGTAAAAAATCAATTGAAGGAGTTTATTCATTCCATTCAAAAAACTTTCTTGCAACTGAAACAAAGAAGTGTGGGGTTAAGGAATTGAACAATAAGGGCTTTATTCTCTATCAGGATGGAACTGATGAAAAGCCATATGATGAAGGTAGTTTCTGTGCTATGGTTTTAGAAGAAAATGCAGGTATAAACTGCAGGTGGTTCAGGGTTGGTAATTTTGACCTTACAACTATTCTCTGGAGAGAGATAGAACTATCCCGCGTTATCTCCAATCCACCATTCAAACAGGATGAACAAGCCAGTCCTGGAGCGAGTATATATGTATCTGTCAAAATCCCTGCTGGTGGTAAAAAGACAATAAAAATTCTTCTCTGCTGGTATGTTCCGAATAGCAACATTAAGACAGGAGATGACGATACAAAAGGATATTACAAACCCTGGTATGCAGGTAGATTCAATAATATTCAGGAGGTAGCCAGATACTGGGCAGAAAATTATAATGGATTAAAGGAAGAGACAGAAAAATTTACAGAGTGTTTTTACAGTTCATCCATACCGGCAGAAATCATTGATGCTGNATCTGCGAACCTTTCCATACTTAAATCTCCAACAGTCCTGCGACAGATAGATGGCCGGCTCTGGTGCTGGGAAGGATGCAGTGATACATACGGTTGCTGTCCTGGCTCCTGTACCCATGTCTGGAACTATGCACAGGCAATCCCACACCTTTTTCCATCACTTGAAAGGACACTTAGAGAAACAGAATTTAATGAGATGCAGGACGAACAAGGACATCAGGAATTTCGTGCATGGCTCCCTATCCGTCCATCTGTCCACAGATTCCATCCTGCAGCGGATGGACAACTGGGTGGTATTATAAAAGTTTACAGGGATTGGAGAATAAGTGGTAATACCCGATGGCTGAAAAGTATATGGGAAAAGGTAAAGAAAAGTTTAGATTACTGTATAGAGACATGGGACCCTGAACATAAAGGGATATTAGAAGAACCGCATCATAACACCTATGATATTGAGTTCTGGGGACCTGATGGTATGTGTTGCAGTATTTATCTCGGTGCACTTAAATCTGCATCTCTTATAGCGGAAGCGCTGGGTGAAGATATCCCACTTTACCGCAAACTTTATAAAAAGGGTAGAAGATACTTAGAAAAACATCTTTTCAATGGAGAATATTTTTATCAGGATATCAGATGGAAAGGACTGAAAACAGAAGACCCCACAGAAAAAAAATACACAGAAGACAGAGAAGCAATTAAGAACCTCTATGAAAAAACAAGATATGCAGGGCTCTGTCCTGCATGGTTGGATGAGGTAATGGAGGTTATAAAAAAAGAGGGACCGAGTAAACAGTATGGAAAGGGATGCCTTGCAGATGGTGTTTTAGGAGCGTGGCTGGCAGAGGTGTGTGGAATAGGTGAAATACTGGATAATAAAAAAGTTAAAAGACATCTGCTCTCTGTATTCAAATACAACTTCAAAAAATCACTTATAGACCATATTAATCCACAGAGACCTGGATATGCTATTGGAAATGATGGTGGACTGCTTCTCTGCACCTGGCCCAAAGGAGGAAAATTAACATTTCCTTTTCCTTATTCTAATGAGGTATGGACGGGTATTGAATATCAGGTGGCTTCACACCTTATGATATTTGGAAGGGTAAAAGAAGGACTGGAGATTGTCAGGACAGCAAGAAAAAGATATGATGGGACAAAAAGAAATCCATTTGATGAGTATGAATGCGGGCACTGGTATGGAAGGGCTCTCTCTTCCTATGGACTGCTTCAGGGGCTAACAGGTATCCGCTATGATGCTGTAGAAAAGATACTTTATATCAACCCTTCTATAAAAGGGAACTTTTCCTGTTTCTTCTGCACATCTACAGGATATGGACTCGCAGGTGTAAAGGATAAAAAACCATTTGTCAAGGTGTGTTCAGGAGAAATAGAGATAAAAAGGATTGAATACAAAAAATATGGAGGTGGAAGATGAAAAGAAAGATGGTTTTTGTAGTAATGGTGTTGCTTCTGTGTATATCGCTTACTGGATTTGCCCAGGAGATGAAGAGAAAGGATGTAAGTTTAACTGTATACAACCAGAACTTTGCGCTCGTAAGGGATGTAAGGAGTATCAATCTAAAAGAAGGGAAGAGTGAAATACGGTTTGTTGATATTGCAGGCAATATTGAGCCAGCGAGTGTCCATTTTAAGTCCATCACAGCACCTGATAAGTGCGGGATACTGGAACAGAACTTTGAATATGACCTTGTAAGTGCAGACAAACTCCTTTCAAAGTATGTTGATAAGGTAATAAGTGTAATATCTCAGGATGATGTCAGGTATACCGGATACCTTGCCAGTTATGATGGAAGCCAGATTGTACTTGTGGAAGATAAGGAAAAAGGACCTGTCTTTATGATAAACAGAGAAAATGTAAGGGATATTGAATTCCCACAACTACCTGAAGGACTGATAACAAAGCCAACACTTGTATGGTCTATCGTAAATAATAAGCCAGGTACACACGATGTTGAGGTAAGTTATATTACAGGTGGAATCAACTGGGTGGCTGACTATGTGGCTGCTGTATCTGATGATGAAAAGTCCATATCACTTACCGGCTGGGTAACAATTGATAATAGAAGTGGAACTGACTACGAAAATGCCTCACTGAAACTTGTTGCGGGGGATGTTTTCAGGGTTCAGAGGAGAGAAGGAATTGTTAGTGATATGGTGATGAAGGCGGCTGCTATTCCCTCCGCTGAGCAGTTTGAAGAAAGACAACTGTTTGAATACCACCTTTACGAACTCCAGAGAAAGACCACACTTAAAAACAATCAGACAAAACAGATAAGTTTACTTACCGCTCCAAAGGTATCTGTAAATAAGGTATATACCTACAGCGGTGCGTTATACAGTTGGTACTACTATGACAACTGGCAGGGACTTCAATGTAATAAAAAGGTGGGAGTAAATATAGAATTCAAAAACAGTAAGGAAAATGGACTTGGTATACCTTTACCAAAAGGGACAGTAAAGGTCTATAAGGCGGATATAGATAAGTCATTACAATTCATCGGAGAAAACCAGATAGACCACACCCCAAAGGATGAAAAGATATCACTTTATTTAGGTAATGCCTTTGATATTGTGGGAGAAAGAAAGGTTACAGACCACAAAAAGTTAGCGGTAAATCTGTATCGGGATTCTTATGAGATTATTTTAAGAAACCACAAAAAAGAGCCAGTGGTGGTAAAAGTAATAGAAAGGCAATGGGGTGACTGGAAGGTTGTACAGTCAAGCCATGAGTATAAAAAAGAGGATGCTACAACCCTTACATTTGAAGTAAATATACCTGCTGACGGAGAAACAAAGATAACCTATACTGCTGAATACAGGTTTTAATCTATTTTATCTCTCTCTTCACCTGATAGATGAGAGTAGTACCTCTTTACCTTTCTTTTCACTCAGAAGTGCTGCCTGCATAAACTGCATTATCTCAAGAGTTTCTTCCAGAGGGACAGGACTCTTACCTGTCTGGAAGAAAGGTATGATCTCCTTAAGCAACTGTGAATAAAATGGTACTTCAGGGGAATGAGTAACCTGTTCTACCTTCTTTTCTCCAAATACCCTCGCCCCATAAGAATGCGGTCCTTTCCTTGTTCCCCTTACTGTTCCTATCCTGCCGTCCTCCCATTCACCAACAACAAAATGTGCACCTTCTGTATATTTTGAAAAGAGTTTCTTACAGCCAGTTCCCATAAAGGTATAAAGAATTTCCACACCATGTACCCCATACCAGAATAATCCAGGATTTGTGGGCTCCATTGTTGCAGCACTAAATGCATCACATCCGAGGATATTTCCAATTTCAGGGTTTTTTCTTACCCTGCTTATGTTGTAGTCAAATCTTAAAGAAGAGGAAGAAAAAACAGGGCAGTTGTACTTTTTTGCCAGTTCCACAATCTTTTTTGCCTCTTTGAAACTTGCTGCCAGTGGTTTATCTATAAAAAGTGGCTTTCCTGCTTTTATAACAGGGGTTGCCTCCTTTAAGTGCCTTCTTCCATCAACACTTTCAAGAAGTATAGCATCAACCTCCTTCAACAATTCCTTTATGGATGATACTATCTTTATACCCCACTTCTCAACCATCTCTTTCTTAAAACCCTCCACCCTACTATAACTTGCCTCAAGATCAGGACTGAATGAAGGATAACCGGCAACAACCTTGCCACCTGAAACATGATATGGGTCATTTTCATCATTCAGTAATCTCGTAAACGCAGGCACATGTGATGTATCAAACCCGATAATTCCAATTTTCAACTCTTCCATTTCTCTCCTTTCGTTAACAATATCCTGATTTCTGTCAACATCTTTT
The window above is part of the bacterium genome. Proteins encoded here:
- a CDS encoding DUF1343 domain-containing protein, coding for MSGEISVKLGVDILSHTLLQGKKVGLITNQTGMDSNLIPSVEIISRLPDVKLVALFGPEHGFKGGRMGIITGEGEEKGIKVFSLYGATRRPTAEMLKGIDVLIFDIQDVGARSYTYISTMRYCMEEVAKNNIQFVVLDRPNPLGGLLVDGPVLDMNFESFVGSAPIPYVHGMTVGEIALFLNKELNINCNLTVIKMEGWKREMLWEDTGLIWIPTSPHIPEPDTPFFYPITGILGELGLVNVGVGYTLPFKLVGAPWIDAEKITSYLNNKKLSGVYFQTFHFTPFYGLYNGQECNGFRIIITDKRKYKPVEICYHIIEALLKLYPEKFNFSAASPSNIDMFDKVNGSDKIRKLVQRGAKAEEIVNSYQSSLKEFIEKRKKYLLYN
- a CDS encoding non-lysosomal glucosylceramidase, coding for MKREKSICYITDMSVIKKKGKGTIYTGKNRNYIAFPMGGIGAGTICLEGNGGFTHISLRHKPELFNQPLMFSAFCVKNHPETARVLEGEIPEWKVYGIPGGGSGLTGTIYGLPRCFTEEFTARFPFATVKLAYPELPMKVEITGWSPFIPLDEDLSLPVCALEYTFINKGKKSIEGVYSFHSKNFLATETKKCGVKELNNKGFILYQDGTDEKPYDEGSFCAMVLEENAGINCRWFRVGNFDLTTILWREIELSRVISNPPFKQDEQASPGASIYVSVKIPAGGKKTIKILLCWYVPNSNIKTGDDDTKGYYKPWYAGRFNNIQEVARYWAENYNGLKEETEKFTECFYSSSIPAEIIDAXSANLSILKSPTVLRQIDGRLWCWEGCSDTYGCCPGSCTHVWNYAQAIPHLFPSLERTLRETEFNEMQDEQGHQEFRAWLPIRPSVHRFHPAADGQLGGIIKVYRDWRISGNTRWLKSIWEKVKKSLDYCIETWDPEHKGILEEPHHNTYDIEFWGPDGMCCSIYLGALKSASLIAEALGEDIPLYRKLYKKGRRYLEKHLFNGEYFYQDIRWKGLKTEDPTEKKYTEDREAIKNLYEKTRYAGLCPAWLDEVMEVIKKEGPSKQYGKGCLADGVLGAWLAEVCGIGEILDNKKVKRHLLSVFKYNFKKSLIDHINPQRPGYAIGNDGGLLLCTWPKGGKLTFPFPYSNEVWTGIEYQVASHLMIFGRVKEGLEIVRTARKRYDGTKRNPFDEYECGHWYGRALSSYGLLQGLTGIRYDAVEKILYINPSIKGNFSCFFCTSTGYGLAGVKDKKPFVKVCSGEIEIKRIEYKKYGGGR
- a CDS encoding DUF1559 domain-containing protein — its product is MKRRKFNLSGALADSTLCYPLFRIDNRKWRCEMRRKGFTLIELLVVVAIIAILAAMLLPALSQARERARQATCLNNLKQLGLGFMMYMQDNEEYFPSYTWGPILNMRPGNWALSIEKYVRGKTQKEFSTLQEYYEFMVAKSTPFRCPSERAKSWYINTAPASCSYYANRFLVDAERPDRVVKLARVKGDQSKVVLLFEWYNLPGFQTTLDYPGDVLNAGREYFWRYSYPARHSGGVNVLFVDGHAQLVKNKNTLYGDTSMYVTDENGFTFDCR
- a CDS encoding DUF4139 domain-containing protein: MKRKMVFVVMVLLLCISLTGFAQEMKRKDVSLTVYNQNFALVRDVRSINLKEGKSEIRFVDIAGNIEPASVHFKSITAPDKCGILEQNFEYDLVSADKLLSKYVDKVISVISQDDVRYTGYLASYDGSQIVLVEDKEKGPVFMINRENVRDIEFPQLPEGLITKPTLVWSIVNNKPGTHDVEVSYITGGINWVADYVAAVSDDEKSISLTGWVTIDNRSGTDYENASLKLVAGDVFRVQRREGIVSDMVMKAAAIPSAEQFEERQLFEYHLYELQRKTTLKNNQTKQISLLTAPKVSVNKVYTYSGALYSWYYYDNWQGLQCNKKVGVNIEFKNSKENGLGIPLPKGTVKVYKADIDKSLQFIGENQIDHTPKDEKISLYLGNAFDIVGERKVTDHKKLAVNLYRDSYEIILRNHKKEPVVVKVIERQWGDWKVVQSSHEYKKEDATTLTFEVNIPADGETKITYTAEYRF
- a CDS encoding DUF1559 domain-containing protein — protein: MLAAILLPALSQARERARQATCLNNLKQLGLGFMMYLQDNGEYFPLQSSDPNDLVNIYQYNVKPNNWAWAIERYVRGKTWTDFDSDIGVSLHKYILVERFMTARSNPFRCPKEIAFSTWVTEDKASCSYWGNRLLLTPDWGPNRNRRLSEVRKDNSKVVLLYEWGLRRDEQSKDIARAGVNCFWKGPGEMYPPRHSSGMNVLFVDGHAQWVKNKYMNSTDPNFYATTDENGFTFERN
- a CDS encoding Gfo/Idh/MocA family oxidoreductase yields the protein MEELKIGIIGFDTSHVPAFTRLLNDENDPYHVSGGKVVAGYPSFSPDLEASYSRVEGFKKEMVEKWGIKIVSSIKELLKEVDAILLESVDGRRHLKEATPVIKAGKPLFIDKPLAASFKEAKKIVELAKKYNCPVFSSSSLRFDYNISRVRKNPEIGNILGCDAFSAATMEPTNPGLFWYGVHGVEILYTFMGTGCKKLFSKYTEGAHFVVGEWEDGRIGTVRGTRKGPHSYGARVFGEKKVEQVTHSPEVPFYSQLLKEIIPFFQTGKSPVPLEETLEIMQFMQAALLSEKKGKEVLLSSIR
- a CDS encoding LacI family transcriptional regulator, which gives rise to MITVKDIAKKLGISVGTVSKALNDSPDISKHTKERVKRVAKEMGYIPNLMARSLVSKKTATIGFLTSFFDNPSHMDRLRGIQYICFKNHYTLISCFSEGKDDEISNVKRLIARKVDGLIVTSSSNSSEVKALLKNVDVPLVLMSEMIDGLDCVYVGEDDYEGMRMATEHLISLGHKNIAYFGNSPNIPSDINMLNGYRYTLEKYGIPYRKDYTFWGNTEKDILKKNVISLINMENPPTGILCWSDSIALNVMKVLREAGKKVPEDVSIVGYDNIELLSFFDIPLTTVGQQTFMIGQKSAEVLFEMIEQSEKRNNQKIIFTPELIIRNSTGPVKVK